From one Coffea eugenioides isolate CCC68of chromosome 11, Ceug_1.0, whole genome shotgun sequence genomic stretch:
- the LOC113751271 gene encoding MLP-like protein 34, which yields MANTAETLEAEIRIKFDPDEYFHTFAGKAHQLPSLCSDKLHGIDVHEGDWKTTGSVKLLTYAIDGKVETVKERIGVDEENRSITYEVIEGHILEQYKTYKAKFQVISKGDSNFAKWGIEYENISENGRPPIHYLQWLIHAAKDVDASLLKAENK from the exons ATGGCTAATACAGCAGAAACATTGGAGGCTGAGATAAGGATCAAGTTTGATCCTGATGAGTACTTCCACACCTTTGCTGGCAAAGCACACCAGCTTCCAAGTCTTTGCTCTGATAAATTGCATGGCATTGATGTTCATGAAGGTGATTGGAAGACTACAGGCTctgtcaagctattgacttatGCTATAG ATGGGAAAGTTGAAACTGTAAAAGAGAGGATTGGAGTGGATGAGGAGAACAGGTCAATCACTTACGAAGTAATTGAAGGGCACATTTTGGAACAATACAAGACCTATAAGGCTAAGTTCCAGGTTATCTCAAAAGGTGACTCAAACTTTGCCAAATGGGGTATTGAATATGAGAACATCAGTGAGAATGGGCGTCCTCCAATTCATTACCTCCAATGGCTAATTCATGCTGCAAAAGATGTGGATGCTTCACTTCTCAAAgcagaaaataaataa